One genomic window of Elaeis guineensis isolate ETL-2024a chromosome 2, EG11, whole genome shotgun sequence includes the following:
- the LOC105043381 gene encoding monothiol glutaredoxin-S9, which produces MQQAIPYSSGRTWFAPTVASNGIIHVTDNDRPSLDGPSTSSSSSDGGGGLRRLVAENPVLVVGRQGCCLCHVVKRLLHGLGVNPTVCEVAEDAKSALLEELAEIATAGGGGGGGGVQQQVLCPAVFIGGRLVGGLDRLMAVHISGDLVPILKEAGALWL; this is translated from the coding sequence ATGCAACAAGCGATCCCGTACAGCAGCGGCCGGACGTGGTTCGCTCCAACGGTGGCGAGCAACGGCATCATCCACGTGACGGACAACGACCGCCCGTCCCTCGACGGGCCGTCGACGTCGTCCTCGTCGTCGGACGGCGGCGGGGGGTTGAGGAGGCTGGTGGCGGAGAACCCGGTGCTGGTGGTGGGGCGGCAGGGTTGCTGCTTGTGTCACGTGGTGAAGAGGCTGCTGCACGGACTGGGAGTCAACCCGACGGTGtgcgaggtggcggaggacgccAAGTCGGCTCTGCTAGAGGAGCTGGCGGAGATCGCCACCGCCGGCGGAGGCGGCGGTGGCGGTGGGGTTCAACAACAGGTGCTTTGTCCAGCGGTGTTCATCGGGGGCAGGCTGGTAGGAGGGCTTGATCGCCTCATGGCCGTCCATATCTCCGGCGACCTCGTGCCAATCTTAAAGGAAGCCGGAGCTCTCTGGCTCTAA